DNA sequence from the Thunnus albacares chromosome 22, fThuAlb1.1, whole genome shotgun sequence genome:
TTATATCATAGTCGGACCAATCCAATGGACAATTGTATTGTGTAAAACTGTCTGTAGTTCACATGTTTGTAAGTGTTGTAGTCATGGAAAACAGCAAAAGCATAAACAGCATCCTCCTTTCATGGTGCAAAGGAAAACTGCATGATTTGACGAGAAATGTTGGGATATTTGATTACATTCACTTGTCAAAACAAGACTAGttcaaaacctagtatatggctggactgtgtatggtcaatgtgtgaaattgtggccaatttgttacagggatagtcagtggtagcATCTatagcctctttcacacatagttccaggtaaattactgggataacctttcaggcaGCAGTAGTGATTTTCaccattcacacatgcacatacattcaggaacatttctaTCTTGCACCTTTTCACAAATGCCATGGCAATGCTGGAATAGATGGGGCAAGGGATAGTCCAGAAGATGTCAgtaatgcaacacttatggTTGCCACccgccataaaactcaacaggaGAGTGAAACTCACATaactcagatcaaactttcaaactaggcagtcatgatcaaatatgaatcaagattatgttactgcattgcctttttcagaaacatattgcAGTGTACTGTTTTGCCATAATATGAGAAAGCTTGAGGCAGTCGCAATGTTGAAAACGGATGAGCCGAAACCAAGCACCGCGCAACTTGCAGTACGCCCCCCACACATGAAGTCTTGTAATTGGTTaactctagggatggcaatgtcagccAGTCGGTCAATCTACCATTTgggtccaaactgaaatatttcaacaaccattggatggattgcGATGAAATGTCGTATAAAAATGCATGGTTTCTTGAGGAGGAAACCTACAGAGACTTTGGTGATCATCTGACCTATAAAAACATACCTCTCAGGCTGAGGTGACAAGCGGCGGTTTGTCCAAATCGGTTTTCCAGCTCCGATCTGCAAAAACATATTACAAGTCAGGTAATTTAACCCAAGCAGTCTGACCGGTTAATGAATGCAACCTGTGctaaaactatatttttcacTTCTACTGTTTGTTGCTGGATAAACAAGATTCATTTCTGACCTAAAAGCCTGGAAGACCTGTTGTTGCAGGATGACAATGCGAATGAGTGAGAGGGAAGTTGGTTTCAAGTCTGTAATAGCCGAGGCCATGCCATCCAACATGGCTTTACAAGCTTGAATAGAGTCCATACCAGCCACACCTGATGGGATAGAAAGACAATAGTTGGGAAATCACATGGACCAATGCCACCCATGATGACCTTTACATTGTTGCAGTGACTTATCATAACctttccactttattttagaAGTATACTATGGCCTATTGCAGTCTGTTGGTCTGTAGTAGAAAGCcactattttttcttctgtaaatatCGGCTTGTAAATGATAAATCAGAAATCAACCATTACAATactaaaatataacaaaaaactGTACACTGATAAACACTTGACAAATTATGTTAGAAATAATATCAGCATAACCTGGTTTATCATTTTAGAGTATATAAAATACTATatttggaaaaggaaaaacattggCTACTTCTACCATGTAGTCCAAAAGACAATCCACCAATTCTTGATTTATTATGTGTTGTTATGTGttgttatatttgtttacaCATAAGGTTTTAATCAAAGCCACTAACCAGATACAATCCTgttttttaaactatatttaaaagattaagacacaaacacattcgAAGTTGACAGAATACACTAGTACACATGACCTTGCAAACAAccactcaaaacacacacatgcacacaatacaAACCAGTATTGATGGCTGGGAAGGCTGCTGAGCGGTAGCCTTTGCTCTCACACTGCTTCAGTATCTTTTTGCAGTTCTTGCGAATCGTCTGAGGTTCACACTTAAAACTAGCGTGAATAATTTCCCTACAGCCAAGCAACCCAGATCCTGTGGTGCACATGTAGTCTGCTGGAGTCcccactgacaaaaaaaaaaaaaaaaaaacatctcagagGATTAAAAAATCATCATGTTGGATTTCTTTTCTGTATAAGATTTTGGGTGGGTTAGATTAAGTTGAAGAAGAGAACGTGACTGAGGTTAAAGTAACAACCTTGAATATCTCTGTTCCATTCTCTTTGGCAGTATCTATGGCAATAAGCtgtaattgcaggtgtgtttttggacctcACTTTCCAGAGATCCAAACAGTGTTGCCTGTGTGCCGTCAGTACGGCGGCTTACACACAAGTGAGTTGAAGAGCAAGTGAGTCGCATTAGCTCTGCATACCATCTCTGGCAGACCAACCACATCACTAACTGTGCACCATTTGCAATTTTTCCCAGTTCATAATAATCATTATACTGCAAATACAAGGGCTTTCATCAGTGGGCCATAGACGCAATCaccattgtgttacctcatttaaatgaaaatcttcaagattattactttaagtttccatccaaatgtagcaaAATTTTAACCGAATTTCTGGAGAACTTGCAAAAGAAGACGCAAATTAATAAGTGTTTTCATCCAAAACCGTTGTGTGAACAGTAAGACTTGAGAACACTGAGACAACCAGTTGGTAGCACTAATTCTCCAGTCAGATTCCATTAAAAATTGCAGAAGAATGTATAATGCAGATGACATGATTAAAGGAGCACTTTCAAATCTCAAACTATGGAAAACTATGATGAAAACGTGATTGACATAttgcatttatgtttatttcatgtattaAAATGTTGGATGTTACAGTCTCTTCATTGGTTGACACAGATTTAATAGTTTTCATCTGCCGTAAATCTGCGTAATGTATGTCATGTATCTTTGccatatttcaacttttttttcaaatttctggtgtttccactcaggtttttatATACGTGAACTGAACATGGGCttaaaacaggtggatggaaacacttTGAGAGAGTCAACGTTAACATGCTGAGGTTTGTATTCATATAGCCAAGATAGTATTGTTCACATCCCCAAAAAGGTATTTTCACAGCATTTGTCCATCCATTATTAAGGCTTACCTTGTGCTAACTCTGCTTGGACAGTGGACCCCGCTGCAGTCAGAATGGCTTTGGAGACACCTGTGGAGTTTGTGAATACACAGTTAAGATCCAACCTAGGATAATACTGTGAGGTGCtgtgcttctgtgttttgtatATTTCAATAAAGACATTTAGATTGTACCAGATTGGTTGTTAGAGAAGTCCGTTGTGTTGACAATGACATCAGTGCTTGCATTCACAATGTCACCACGGACCATTTGCAGCTTAACTCCACCCAGCATGGCTGTGACCTCATCATTAGTCACAGAGACATGGCGGTAAAAGGAAGCTAAAGTCAtagtaataaaaaagaaagtatgATTATGGTTTAATGTTTTGGTATTAAATCTGCATAAATATTGTTTGATAGTAACACTGAAGCAAGGGACAGGAATAAGGATAAGGAAGGCAGTTTATCATCTAGAAAGTTGAGAGCCAGGTATTATCTCAGGATTTGTGGAGGCCAAAACAGAGTTTTCTACTGGATGTTTAAGTAGCTACTGTATTAGCTGGCAGTAACTTTTATACATTAATAGCTGTGTGAATCTCTGTGATGTTGTTCTGCCCCCTTGTagttttaaaattaaagttaaGTAATTTAACAAAAAGGCTTGCTCAACCTAAAATTGAAAAGAAACTAATTATACCAACCTTGATCTGGGTTAGCATCATTTGTGAACCCTCTGAGATGCAAAGTTTCCTGAGCAGACTGGAAGGCCTGTAAAGGCACAGCAAGAGGTTTCATTCCAGTTCcatatacaaaacaaaacaaaaaatggtaCCTGGATGTTGTTTTGCAAGTGATTATGCTGGTTAACAGCaacattaattaattgtttaattaacttttttgcaggcaattattttgatgtaagaatttaaaaatgttgataatctGATTGTGGGCtaaattattcacatttaagtggattttaagacaaataaaataaacatctatAGTTCTTTGTAGGTATAACTTTAGTGTTTCTTTAATAGATAACAAAGAGCATAACCTACAAATTCTGAGCCTGGAGACAATCATGAAGATGTGGTAAATTTTATTGTACTCCTTCTTTTGTTAAAAGAACTGCTAATGAATTTCCTTTACCTTGCTAGATTCTTTGTCATTTGGGTGAATGACGATACGGACGACGAAAGATGTTCTGCTAGCTCGGCTCTGTTCAAACACACGAACCTCCTCCAGGAGAACCCTGGATGCCATACTGTGAGGAAAACGCAGGACAGCACCAGTCCCAAGTACAGGGAAGGCAACTGAACAAAAACCTTTGTTTTCACAGGAAGCCAGGATTTTGTTGATTCCCTGTCTCAGAACCTGGAAGATTTAAGGTTATCAAGGTCACTGCATCCCTTAGATTTTAAAAGGGtagggaaaacaaaacacagatgacaaACCTGGTTGCACAAAACCTACAAAAACATATTCACTGAACAGACTATTTCACCTGGACTGCGGTTCCATGCTGGTTATTATCCCAAGCAACGAGGTTCAGGAAGATCACTGCTTTAGATCGAAGTGCAGGTAAGCCCTCCACTAGGACTGTGTCACCAGGCAGTGTTGCTCCTCCTGCTTCCATATGAAACTTTGCAGTGAGCTGAGGTCCAACCACGTTGGACAAAGCATTTCCAACACGGGTAGAGAGAGGATCATGGCTAGCCATAGGAGATACAAGGACATCCACCTAGGAGaataaaataatctaatttTATTAGAGTTAACAAATAAATGGTCCTGACAATTAACTTATATGTATGCAAATGGTCACCAGTACCCAGCAGCTATGGCAAATTAGCAACATCCTGAAACATCCTGATTCAAGTagaaataaatatatcaatGCAGCTTCAACATCTTAGAAAAGTTTCTCACCTGCTGGGTCTCAATGGTTCCCTGAACGATCTGTACATTGACACCACCTCCAAGAGCTCCAGCAATGGCTCCTCTTGTTGTGTCTTGGGGAACAGCATCCATCAGGAAACCGAAATCTCTTGATGTACTGTTTCCTGTGCTTATTGCTTGGAGAAGCCTGTCACATGCTTCTTGCATGGCTCTCACCACCTCTACTCTGTTATCAATCAGGATGATTCTGCTCAGACTTCGCCCTCCCTGACTACCAAACTTCTCAACAGCTGTTACAATAGCCTCTGAGCACACTCTGACAGGGACACCAAATACACCTGAGCTGATACAGGGCATGGCTATGGACTCGAGCTCCATCATTTCTGCTAAATTCAGAGCAGACTCGACTGTTTTTTCCAGTAACACCCTTTCTTTCCCACCTGATTTTCCACCAACAGGCCCAACAGCATGCAGCAGTTTCTTGCAGTTTAGGTTCCCCCCTGTGGTCACTACCACATCACCTGTAGAAACTTTTCCAGTCTGTTTTACTATAGCACTGCTCTCCTTCTGCACCTGAGGGCCACCTGCTTTACTCAGTGCAGCAGCAACACCTCCACAATGGTCCAGATCCTCATTGGCAGCGTTCACCAGGGCATCAGCATCCTGTTTGGTAATATCACCCTGACACACCAGCACCTGGAGCCCATCACGAAGGCAGTAGCTGGCAAATGTTGTTCCCCCTTTACTAAATCCAGATGCCAAATTCTGTCTAGTAGAGTTAGGTTGTTCTTGAAGCTTTATTACACACTTCTGAGAATGACCAACGCTTAAAAGGTTCTCTTTTCCGGAGGGACTTTCAAAATACCTCACTGCCCCTGGCAGGCCAATGGCAACTCTGTCCTCAACAAGGGAGTCCAGAAACGGACCCAGCCTGTTCCTGACCTCAGTCACTTTTCTGGATGGTCCTTCCAATATCACCATGGGCCTAGAGGAAGATGTTAAAGGGTGGAAGGTAACCCCTGAATAGTTAAAACCGTGCAGCTGCAGCAATTCTGGTAAGAATTGTGCTGAATCTGGGAAAGGGAGTATAACTTTGCCTTCAACGCTTGACTGGTCCAAAATGAACTGTATGACAGCTTCACTCAGCTCTTCAACCTCTTTGGTGTGGCCCAGTAAGCACACTGTGTTGCCTGCACCAAACACAACCCGAGCCCTACATTGTCCTCGGTTCATCTCATTTACCTTGGACTCAAGTGTTTCACGAAGCTCAGATGGCACAGCAGAGCAGTTAGGAACATCAATATTTACTTCTTTGAACTTGCCTTGCAGTGCCTTTTCTGTGTCATCCAGATTATCAgtgaagagggagaaaaggtGTAGCTCTGTGTCTCGTAACTCTATTTCCAACTTGTCACCAACCCCTAAAAAGTCACCTAGAGGCCCTGGACCTCCATATGCCTTTCTCAGGAAGGTCAAAAGATGTGGGCTCATATTGGAAACAGATCTATCTAAAACTATATTCTCCTTCTCACTGATCCAATCTCCAGCCTTAAGAATCTCCTCCACAGAACCTTCCAGGATTAACTGTCCTGCATCTCCCTGTGTCACCTTGACTCCTGGGAAATCTCGTGGCAAACTATGCTCAATCTCTTTCCAGAGGAGGCTGAGCTTGGCCTTGCCTAGTTGACGAATGCTGGTTTGCCTCTCACATAAACGTGACCTTCGACCTTTAACGTATAAGTCCTCTACATCCATCAATCTGGCATTGACCTGAGATCTTTCCCCAACCACAACAGCCACCCCAACCTCGCTGTACAACTTCACCTCATCTGTCGTCTGATGAGAGCTGCGGGACCGAAGCAAAGCTTTGACTTTGTGAGGGTCCATCTCATAGTGGCAGAGGTACTGTTCTTTAACACTTTCAAACAGTTTGTCCACCTCAGCTTCCCACTTTTTGACTCCATCTCTAGGCTGATCTAAATTCCTGACTAAAACCCTCCCCTCTTCAGGGTAAAGCTGAGCAGAGCAGGCCACAGAGGCAAGTTTTCTCTCAAGTTCTTTCCCAGCCTTGGGACTTTCCTTTAGGTAACAAAGGAGGTATGTATCAAGTTGTAGTTCATATTCTTCACCACTTGATGGTAGGCTTGAATCAAGAATGGATTGCAGACTCTGCCATTGGAAAGatggaatatactgtatatcaatttTTATGACTGATGATTGAGACTTCTACATTGTAACTATAACTACCATTGTATGGTTTGTATTGCGACCTATGAGACTAAACTATCAACATTCATTAACCTTAACTTTG
Encoded proteins:
- the LOC122973873 gene encoding protein mono-ADP-ribosyltransferase PARP14-like, translating into MDDPYKYHVFFEGPRLDEGQKKRIENYFHIHRKSGGGDCSSVKHINDKVYSVAFKDREAQQRVLQRSQHVLEFAGGPLVLTVRDNPDISSPITTSTPDYSLSPKLDVTASSQSLQSILDSSLPSSGEEYELQLDTYLLCYLKESPKAGKELERKLASVACSAQLYPEEGRVLVRNLDQPRDGVKKWEAEVDKLFESVKEQYLCHYEMDPHKVKALLRSRSSHQTTDEVKLYSEVGVAVVVGERSQVNARLMDVEDLYVKGRRSRLCERQTSIRQLGKAKLSLLWKEIEHSLPRDFPGVKVTQGDAGQLILEGSVEEILKAGDWISEKENIVLDRSVSNMSPHLLTFLRKAYGGPGPLGDFLGVGDKLEIELRDTELHLFSLFTDNLDDTEKALQGKFKEVNIDVPNCSAVPSELRETLESKVNEMNRGQCRARVVFGAGNTVCLLGHTKEVEELSEAVIQFILDQSSVEGKVILPFPDSAQFLPELLQLHGFNYSGVTFHPLTSSSRPMVILEGPSRKVTEVRNRLGPFLDSLVEDRVAIGLPGAVRYFESPSGKENLLSVGHSQKCVIKLQEQPNSTRQNLASGFSKGGTTFASYCLRDGLQVLVCQGDITKQDADALVNAANEDLDHCGGVAAALSKAGGPQVQKESSAIVKQTGKVSTGDVVVTTGGNLNCKKLLHAVGPVGGKSGGKERVLLEKTVESALNLAEMMELESIAMPCISSGVFGVPVRVCSEAIVTAVEKFGSQGGRSLSRIILIDNRVEVVRAMQEACDRLLQAISTGNSTSRDFGFLMDAVPQDTTRGAIAGALGGGVNVQIVQGTIETQQVDVLVSPMASHDPLSTRVGNALSNVVGPQLTAKFHMEAGGATLPGDTVLVEGLPALRSKAVIFLNLVAWDNNQHGTAVQVLRQGINKILASCENKGFCSVAFPVLGTGAVLRFPHSMASRVLLEEVRVFEQSRASRTSFVVRIVIHPNDKESSKAFQSAQETLHLRGFTNDANPDQASFYRHVSVTNDEVTAMLGGVKLQMVRGDIVNASTDVIVNTTDFSNNQSGVSKAILTAAGSTVQAELAQVGTPADYMCTTGSGLLGCREIIHASFKCEPQTIRKNCKKILKQCESKGYRSAAFPAINTGVAGMDSIQACKAMLDGMASAITDLKPTSLSLIRIVILQQQVFQAFRSELENRFGQTAACHLSLREKAKQKLKKWQEKYSRTSTSSAPEGKTFISSKPQPADIRVIGCGSDIIRTIKIDLERILQQQLIEREVDVHHFSKLDAMELEAVHAKVKQLGISLEHRRRQHYDSVNGNRARAEARDWSASGEDVYVLRGLKEDVLSVTDLVNRAVQKALYEDLQDKDEAMLALNVQWSMRDLHGVWQELSLHDNSELEKARMKKQVSVDVKAPGGMMVKVNLTAQEATDWITGITFKVKRSETESNFELPQHWEPMHGEVFKKVELQPNSTEYQNIVKGFCKTTQYNIRKIERVQNLYLWHAYAVCKQRIHTKNGGAHLGEKSLYHGSSAQSCNLIERDRFDRSFAGTHAAVFGKGVYFAVNADYSARGYSPADAAGLKRLYVARVLTGRYTVGNSSMRAPPPRGSDPTDCYDSLVDNQQQPSMFVIFHDDQAYPEYLITFS